A part of Winslowiella toletana genomic DNA contains:
- a CDS encoding type III secretion system HrpP C-terminal domain-containing protein codes for MTPLQQQAQRVADKTQASKQRDSRQAEQARPQTPARQPKADTAHQSMAKPLDKSGRHASEHSDKPRRSAARERSASTADTPLLKRALQSEPAPQEASLFSELLGSDSQTPLATGGAHFDWAAGMPAAPAQAASAAPSMALWHQLEPPLSEALSRQPGGPVSMTLLLPKLGEVDARMSSLPTGAGWDISLRFAPQALAMLAPHHERCRESLRRRMACRVRLRFEQRGEG; via the coding sequence ATGACACCATTACAGCAGCAGGCCCAGCGCGTGGCCGATAAAACCCAGGCCAGTAAACAGCGTGACAGCCGCCAGGCGGAGCAAGCGCGTCCGCAGACCCCTGCGCGTCAGCCAAAGGCGGATACCGCTCATCAATCCATGGCAAAACCGCTGGATAAAAGCGGACGCCACGCCAGCGAGCATAGTGATAAACCGCGGCGTTCAGCCGCGCGTGAACGCAGTGCATCCACTGCTGACACGCCACTGCTGAAACGTGCGCTGCAGAGTGAGCCTGCGCCGCAGGAGGCGTCGCTGTTTAGCGAACTGCTGGGCAGTGACAGCCAGACTCCGCTGGCAACGGGCGGCGCGCATTTTGACTGGGCGGCAGGGATGCCCGCCGCACCCGCGCAGGCCGCCAGCGCGGCGCCGTCAATGGCGCTGTGGCATCAGCTGGAGCCGCCACTCAGCGAAGCGTTGTCCAGACAGCCGGGCGGGCCGGTATCGATGACCTTGCTGCTGCCAAAGCTGGGTGAAGTGGATGCGCGGATGTCCAGCCTGCCGACCGGCGCGGGCTGGGATATCAGTCTGCGTTTTGCCCCGCAGGCGCTGGCGATGCTGGCGCCGCACCACGAGCGCTGCCGCGAATCGCTGCGGCGTCGTATGGCCTGCCGCGTGCGCCTGCGTTTTGAACAGCGGGGGGAGGGATAA
- a CDS encoding FliM/FliN family flagellar motor switch protein — MKPLQLRQQSQLEARLRQQIGAGYRFHYALNGEHGWLQLTLTSAPAVPTQPLQCGLGTLHLADAEAVCSLFSACPLLPQSDIAEQWYWPLFNQYLSDELRCLLGHVAVTDTVADDGDCLWLTLNVLLGEQRASSQLKISLNTLSLLLNKTGWQALNTPSAHKLALTLPLTLGALSFSLQQLRTLQCNDVVLPTTTDFSPAGNGVLRFAHLSLQGELISEAGRSAHFYITDLETTDVNLTPDDYAMDGMPQPEEEWSSEPQSEASVFDPLPLALTLRCGNLKLTLGELNRLSAGSTVMVEHVQPGEAILCHGDFPLAKGELVDVEGRLGLQITHMLPGAVNPLGGGR, encoded by the coding sequence ATGAAGCCATTGCAGCTGCGTCAGCAGAGCCAGCTTGAAGCGCGTCTGCGCCAGCAGATCGGCGCGGGCTATCGCTTTCACTACGCCTTAAACGGTGAACATGGCTGGCTCCAGCTGACGCTGACCTCCGCGCCTGCGGTGCCGACGCAACCCTTACAGTGTGGGCTGGGAACGCTGCATCTTGCCGATGCCGAAGCGGTATGCAGCCTGTTTTCCGCCTGTCCGCTGCTGCCGCAGTCAGATATCGCCGAGCAGTGGTACTGGCCGCTGTTTAATCAATACCTTAGCGATGAGCTGCGCTGCCTGCTGGGGCACGTTGCGGTAACGGATACGGTCGCCGATGACGGTGACTGCTTATGGCTGACGCTGAATGTGCTGCTTGGCGAGCAGCGCGCCAGTAGTCAGCTGAAAATTTCTCTTAATACCCTGTCATTACTACTCAATAAAACCGGCTGGCAAGCGCTGAACACCCCGTCAGCGCATAAGCTGGCGCTGACGTTGCCACTCACCCTCGGCGCACTGTCGTTCTCGCTACAGCAGCTGCGTACGCTGCAATGCAACGATGTGGTTCTGCCCACCACCACCGATTTTTCCCCCGCCGGAAACGGTGTGCTGCGTTTTGCTCACCTCAGTTTGCAGGGGGAGTTGATCAGCGAAGCGGGGCGTTCCGCCCACTTTTATATTACCGATTTGGAGACAACTGACGTGAATTTGACCCCCGATGATTATGCGATGGATGGAATGCCGCAGCCGGAAGAGGAGTGGTCGTCTGAGCCACAGAGCGAGGCGTCGGTGTTTGATCCGCTGCCGCTGGCGTTAACCCTGCGCTGCGGCAATCTGAAACTCACGCTTGGCGAACTGAACCGGCTGAGCGCCGGATCCACCGTGATGGTCGAGCATGTTCAGCCTGGCGAAGCGATCCTCTGTCACGGCGACTTTCCGCTGGCGAAAGGGGAGCTGGTGGATGTCGAAGGGCGGCTCGGTCTGCAAATCACCCATATGCTGCCCGGCGCAGTCAATCCGCTGGGCGGGGGCAGGTAA
- the sctR gene encoding type III secretion system export apparatus subunit SctR translates to MEMGPLNPIMLALFLGALSLLPMMMIICTSFLKISMVLQLTRNAMGVQQVPPTMALNGIALAATLFIMAPVFSDMSQRVKALPLDLSSMERLEYTLGNGIEPLKKFMTHNTDPDIVVHLQENSQRMWPPEMASTVKPDNMLLAIPAFVLSELQNGFKIGFLIFIPFIVVDLIVSNVLLALGMQMVSPMTVSLPLKILLFVLISGWTRLLDGLFYSYL, encoded by the coding sequence ATGGAGATGGGACCGCTTAACCCGATCATGCTGGCGCTGTTTCTTGGCGCCCTGTCGCTGCTGCCGATGATGATGATTATCTGCACCAGCTTTCTGAAAATATCGATGGTATTGCAGCTGACGCGCAATGCGATGGGGGTGCAGCAGGTGCCGCCGACCATGGCGCTGAATGGCATCGCGCTGGCGGCGACGCTGTTTATTATGGCGCCGGTATTTAGCGATATGTCGCAGCGGGTCAAAGCGCTTCCTCTCGATCTCAGTTCGATGGAACGGCTGGAATATACGCTGGGCAACGGCATTGAGCCGTTGAAAAAATTTATGACTCATAACACCGATCCCGACATTGTGGTCCACCTGCAGGAGAACAGTCAGCGCATGTGGCCGCCGGAAATGGCCAGTACGGTGAAGCCGGATAATATGCTGCTGGCGATCCCGGCGTTTGTGCTGTCGGAGCTGCAAAACGGCTTTAAGATCGGCTTTCTGATCTTTATACCGTTTATTGTGGTCGATCTGATCGTCTCCAACGTACTGCTGGCGCTTGGCATGCAGATGGTGTCGCCAATGACGGTGTCGCTGCCGCTGAAGATCCTGCTGTTTGTGTTGATCAGTGGCTGGACGCGCCTGCTGGACGGCCTGTTCTACAGCTACTTATAG
- the sctS gene encoding type III secretion system export apparatus subunit SctS, translating to MEILTLFRQAMLLVVMLSAPPLIVAVLVGVVVSLIQAAMQLQDQTLPFSIKLVAVGVTLALTGRWVGVELMQLAQAAFAMMSTA from the coding sequence ATGGAAATTCTGACGCTTTTCCGCCAGGCAATGCTGTTAGTGGTGATGCTCTCCGCGCCGCCGCTGATTGTGGCGGTGCTGGTTGGCGTGGTGGTTTCATTAATCCAGGCGGCGATGCAGCTACAGGATCAGACCCTGCCATTTAGCATCAAGCTGGTGGCGGTGGGGGTGACGCTGGCGCTGACCGGCCGCTGGGTCGGCGTTGAACTGATGCAGCTGGCGCAGGCTGCTTTCGCTATGATGTCGACTGCCTGA
- the sctT gene encoding type III secretion system export apparatus subunit SctT: MLLGAPLTDTFHFILALALAMARIFPCMLLTPIFSFSVVKGVTRTAIVVALSLFMAPVIKPQIDLLQPDMLTLTGLILKELIIGVLIGVLMAMPFWMYESIGGLFDNQRGALMGGQINPQLGPDVTPLGKLMQQSIILLLIVGLGLSTITQIIWDSYHLWSATAWMPFPSEAGFQVYLKILGDTFTDMVLYAGPLVALMLLMDFAIGIMSIYSPQLQATALAVPVKCLLGMLFFVLYLPLLNHLADQRLYDLRDLIHILPTLLDSKGSPP; this comes from the coding sequence ATGCTGCTCGGCGCACCGCTTACCGATACCTTCCACTTTATTCTGGCGCTGGCGCTGGCTATGGCGCGTATCTTCCCCTGTATGCTGCTGACGCCGATCTTCTCGTTTAGCGTGGTAAAAGGCGTGACGCGTACCGCAATTGTGGTGGCGCTGTCACTGTTTATGGCGCCGGTGATCAAGCCGCAAATCGATCTGTTGCAGCCCGATATGCTGACGCTGACTGGTTTAATTCTGAAAGAGCTGATTATCGGCGTGCTGATTGGCGTGCTGATGGCGATGCCATTCTGGATGTATGAATCCATCGGCGGTCTGTTTGATAACCAGCGCGGCGCGCTGATGGGCGGGCAGATTAACCCGCAGCTCGGGCCGGACGTCACGCCGCTGGGCAAACTGATGCAGCAGTCGATTATCCTGTTGCTGATTGTCGGTCTTGGCCTCTCCACCATCACCCAGATTATCTGGGACAGCTATCATCTCTGGTCGGCGACCGCCTGGATGCCATTCCCCAGCGAGGCCGGTTTCCAGGTTTATCTGAAGATCCTCGGCGACACCTTTACCGATATGGTGCTGTACGCCGGTCCGCTGGTGGCGCTGATGCTGCTGATGGATTTCGCCATCGGCATTATGAGCATCTACAGTCCGCAATTGCAGGCGACTGCGCTGGCGGTGCCGGTTAAGTGCCTGCTCGGCATGCTGTTCTTTGTGCTCTATCTGCCGCTGCTTAATCACCTGGCCGATCAGCGACTCTACGATCTGCGCGATCTGATCCATATTCTGCCGACCCTGCTGGACAGCAAAGGGAGCCCGCCATGA
- the sctU gene encoding type III secretion system export apparatus subunit SctU: MSEKTEDATPQKLQESRKKGQVSQSQDIPKLMICIGVLEAIFALVDTGMQRMEAMMLLPLARLRDPFDHAMEEVLTDSLTVLLGFVGAVCGIAVLLRVLGGWVQFGPLFSVEALAPKFESLNPVNHFKNMFSARQFTQLLTSIVKAVIIGLIVWQAIEPELGGLSQLALGNLDGFWQGVMALFVKVARRVLLVMLALSVLDFGIQKYFFLKQQRMSHDDIKNEYKQSEGDPHMKGHRRQVANEMMNEEPKAPRQVAVEEADMLLVNPTHFAVGLYYRPGETPLPRLLFKASDEEAHALIDQAQRNKIPVIRFIWLTRTLYRTTREGDYIPRETLTAVAQVYRLLRELEDQYLDEVIEIRDE; encoded by the coding sequence ATGAGTGAAAAAACCGAAGACGCAACCCCGCAAAAACTGCAGGAGTCGCGGAAAAAGGGGCAGGTCAGCCAGAGCCAGGATATCCCGAAACTGATGATCTGCATTGGTGTGCTGGAGGCAATTTTTGCGCTGGTGGATACCGGTATGCAGCGCATGGAAGCGATGATGCTGTTGCCGCTGGCGCGCCTGCGCGATCCGTTTGACCATGCGATGGAGGAGGTGCTGACCGATTCGCTGACCGTACTGCTGGGTTTTGTCGGCGCGGTGTGCGGTATTGCGGTGCTGCTGCGTGTTCTTGGCGGCTGGGTGCAGTTTGGCCCGCTGTTTTCGGTGGAAGCGCTGGCGCCAAAATTTGAGTCGCTGAATCCGGTAAACCATTTTAAGAATATGTTTTCCGCGCGCCAGTTTACCCAGTTACTGACCAGCATTGTGAAGGCGGTGATTATCGGCCTGATTGTCTGGCAGGCGATTGAGCCGGAGCTGGGCGGCCTGTCGCAGCTGGCGCTGGGTAATCTCGACGGCTTCTGGCAGGGGGTGATGGCGCTGTTTGTTAAAGTGGCGCGCCGGGTGCTGCTGGTGATGCTGGCATTAAGCGTGCTCGACTTTGGTATCCAGAAATACTTCTTCCTTAAGCAGCAGCGGATGAGCCACGACGATATTAAAAACGAGTACAAGCAGAGCGAAGGCGATCCGCATATGAAAGGCCACCGCCGTCAGGTGGCTAATGAAATGATGAATGAGGAGCCGAAAGCGCCGCGTCAGGTGGCGGTGGAAGAGGCGGATATGCTGCTGGTAAATCCGACCCACTTTGCTGTCGGCCTCTATTATCGTCCGGGTGAGACACCGTTGCCGCGGCTGCTGTTTAAAGCCAGCGACGAAGAAGCGCATGCGCTTATCGACCAGGCGCAGCGCAATAAAATACCGGTGATTCGCTTTATCTGGCTGACGCGCACCCTGTACCGTACCACCCGCGAGGGCGACTATATTCCGCGCGAAACCTTAACTGCGGTGGCGCAGGTCTATCGTCTGCTGCGTGAGCTGGAGGATCAGTATCTGGATGAGGTGATTGAAATTCGGGATGAGTAG
- a CDS encoding amino acid ABC transporter ATP-binding protein, protein MITVTHLSKYYGQHAVLKSCSLTINKGEVVVICGPSGSGKSTLIKCINALEPFQGGEIDVDGVLLSDKNTDLPALRQQVGMVFQSFELFPHLTVLDNLMVPQMRILKRNRAAAQAKAGELLQRVGLALHGEKYPAQLSGGQQQRVAIARALAMNPKVMLFDEPTSALDPEMVAEVLAVMAELAAEGMTMCCVTHELGFARKIADRIVFMDSGEIIEDAPAGRFFTAPGSQRAKDFLQQIIHH, encoded by the coding sequence ATGATTACCGTAACCCATTTATCGAAATATTATGGCCAGCATGCGGTACTGAAAAGCTGCTCATTAACCATCAACAAAGGTGAAGTGGTGGTGATCTGTGGCCCGTCAGGTTCCGGCAAATCGACGCTGATTAAATGTATTAATGCGCTGGAGCCTTTTCAGGGCGGCGAAATTGATGTCGATGGTGTGTTGCTGAGTGATAAAAACACCGATCTGCCCGCGTTGCGCCAGCAGGTGGGGATGGTGTTTCAGTCGTTTGAACTGTTCCCACATCTGACGGTGCTGGATAATCTGATGGTTCCGCAGATGCGTATCCTGAAGCGCAATCGCGCTGCGGCGCAGGCCAAAGCCGGAGAATTACTGCAGCGCGTCGGTCTGGCGCTGCATGGTGAAAAGTATCCGGCGCAGTTATCGGGCGGTCAGCAACAACGGGTGGCGATTGCCCGCGCGCTGGCGATGAATCCCAAAGTGATGTTATTTGACGAACCAACCTCGGCCCTCGATCCGGAGATGGTGGCTGAAGTGCTGGCGGTAATGGCTGAGTTAGCGGCAGAGGGCATGACCATGTGCTGCGTGACCCATGAGCTGGGGTTCGCGCGCAAAATTGCCGATCGCATCGTGTTTATGGATAGCGGCGAAATTATCGAAGATGCGCCGGCCGGGCGCTTCTTTACCGCCCCTGGTTCGCAGCGCGCGAAAGATTTTTTACAGCAGATTATCCATCACTGA
- a CDS encoding M20/M25/M40 family metallo-hydrolase, which translates to MSNAKQNIARWIDSHFPAQVGMLKKLVQMPSDNPPGDCTPHALMTAQLLQDLDLQVEILPVPDEIVQAAGMRSATNLIVRHCFGPGPVVALNAHGDVVPPGGGWSKDPYGAEIEDGWLYGRGAAVSKSDITTYTSALLALKHSGATLNGTIELHITYDEETGGHTGPGWLLDNGITKPDYVVCAALSYFVVTAHNGCLHLEIAIEGKSAHAAFPGSGCDAIEAGNRLMTALYQYRDSLAAQHSAVDGIDSPTLVIGLVQGGINTNVVSDNMVIRLDRRIIPEENPEAVERELMAIIAGVQQQLTGISFNLRQILLARPFTPSAQSLALAKIFSDEAEQVLQQPIPLVGLPLYTDARLYSAAGIPTIMYGAGPRSFLEANGHRADERVHLDDLRHATQIVANSLLTLLQEKSA; encoded by the coding sequence ATGAGCAATGCGAAGCAAAATATTGCCCGCTGGATTGACAGCCATTTTCCCGCCCAGGTCGGAATGCTGAAAAAACTGGTGCAGATGCCCTCGGATAACCCGCCCGGCGACTGCACTCCCCATGCGCTGATGACCGCGCAGCTGTTGCAGGATCTTGATCTGCAGGTAGAAATTTTGCCGGTGCCGGATGAAATCGTGCAGGCGGCCGGTATGCGTAGCGCGACCAACTTAATCGTGCGCCACTGCTTTGGTCCCGGCCCGGTAGTAGCGCTGAATGCCCACGGCGACGTGGTGCCGCCCGGTGGCGGCTGGAGTAAAGATCCCTATGGCGCAGAGATTGAGGATGGCTGGTTGTATGGCCGAGGGGCGGCGGTGTCGAAATCAGATATCACCACTTACACGTCGGCATTACTGGCTTTAAAACACAGCGGTGCGACGTTAAACGGCACGATTGAGCTGCATATTACTTATGACGAGGAGACCGGCGGTCATACCGGGCCTGGCTGGCTGCTGGATAACGGCATAACCAAACCGGATTATGTGGTTTGCGCCGCATTAAGCTATTTCGTCGTCACCGCGCATAACGGTTGCCTGCATCTGGAAATTGCCATTGAGGGCAAATCGGCGCACGCCGCGTTTCCCGGCAGCGGCTGTGATGCGATTGAGGCGGGCAACCGTTTAATGACCGCGCTGTATCAGTATCGCGACTCTCTGGCGGCGCAGCACTCCGCCGTCGACGGCATTGATTCACCGACGCTGGTGATTGGCCTGGTGCAGGGCGGCATTAATACCAATGTGGTCTCCGATAATATGGTGATCCGCCTCGACCGCCGTATTATCCCGGAAGAGAACCCGGAAGCGGTGGAGCGGGAATTAATGGCGATTATTGCTGGCGTGCAACAGCAACTGACCGGTATCAGCTTTAATCTGCGCCAGATTCTGCTGGCCCGTCCCTTTACCCCTTCCGCACAAAGTCTGGCGCTGGCGAAAATCTTTAGCGATGAAGCGGAGCAGGTGCTGCAACAGCCGATTCCGCTGGTGGGACTGCCGCTGTATACCGATGCGCGACTGTACAGCGCTGCCGGTATTCCGACCATTATGTATGGCGCGGGGCCGCGCAGTTTTCTTGAGGCCAATGGCCACCGCGCGGATGAACGGGTGCATCTTGACGATCTGCGCCACGCGACACAGATTGTCGCCAACAGTCTGCTCACCCTGTTACAGGAGAAAAGCGCATGA
- a CDS encoding FAD-dependent oxidoreductase: MEIKSANISAAAETFTIWFDGQPVQALPSETIAAALSRQNIVALRHNEQGEARGLWCGMGACYECVVEVDGKHSQRSCMTLVSEGMQIASRRRADSQPQPLATAPSLPAPPQRTCDLLIVGAGPAGLSAARIAARAGATVIVLDERPQSGGQFFKPLAASHLIAGKLPKQWRDGQQLLADAQAAGAEIIQQATVWAAFSPQEIAVIIDQQTTLIHARQLIIATGAYERPVPFPGWTLPGVMTTGAGQTLAKAYRVVAGERVVVSGNGPLNLQYSAELLESGGGIVELLERAAKPGIKHLRQMLTLLKVSPQLLLTGRHYLSVLKKHRVPVHWGQEVVAAHGSERLESVTVMRVDADGQRIAGSSRTIACDVLCLGHGFIPSTDLARMLGCEQQLSTTPFSTPLIKTDENGATSVPGVYVVGDGARLGGAQVALARGTLAAVSALSALGFTTDDNDSSSARGAVRGAEDFQRALWQLYQAPPVRLSSLADDTVICRCENISLGSLRTAIRQGIDTPAALKRNLRVGMGLCQGRTCSGMVVQLVEEMTQRQSDTEGFFAPRLPARPVPISLLAFEKKEWGGHKPAITPNLARPVETSPLALQKTDVLVIGGGVMGNCLGYYLADAGAEVLVVERDDINLQASGANAGSLHVQLLSFDFGAKAEQGGGPAAQTLPLGPLSVQLWQQLEAASGESLEIKITGGLMVAETPQEMRFLEQKIKLEQSYGIDACLLDATQLARLSPHLSPNLTGAEFCPMEGKINPLRATYVVNQMARNKGARFQRGTDVMAIEPLKSGGYRVQTSRGVIEARRVVNAAGAWAARIGEMVGAAIPVKGAPLQMVVTERAEPLIDHLIAHAGRHLSLKQTAHGSLLIGGGWSAGFNPAMRMNQSQRESIEGNLWVATRVLPALERLHMVRSWAGMNINIDGAPIIGELPTQRGFYNAVTSNGYTLAPVVAHSLTQLILSGSSDINLAPYHISRFN, from the coding sequence ATGGAAATCAAATCCGCTAACATTTCCGCTGCGGCTGAAACTTTCACCATCTGGTTTGATGGTCAGCCCGTGCAGGCACTGCCTTCTGAAACCATTGCCGCCGCCTTATCCCGCCAGAATATTGTCGCGCTACGCCACAATGAGCAGGGAGAAGCGCGTGGCTTATGGTGTGGGATGGGCGCCTGTTACGAATGTGTGGTGGAGGTGGACGGCAAACATTCGCAGCGCAGTTGCATGACGCTGGTCAGTGAAGGGATGCAGATCGCCAGCCGCCGTCGCGCGGACAGCCAGCCGCAACCGCTGGCGACCGCGCCATCGCTGCCCGCCCCGCCGCAACGCACCTGCGATCTGTTAATTGTCGGCGCCGGGCCAGCCGGATTATCCGCCGCCCGCATTGCCGCCCGCGCGGGGGCAACAGTGATTGTGCTGGACGAGCGGCCACAGAGTGGCGGCCAGTTTTTTAAACCGCTGGCGGCTTCGCATCTTATCGCCGGTAAACTGCCAAAGCAGTGGCGCGACGGGCAGCAGCTGCTGGCGGATGCGCAGGCCGCCGGAGCGGAAATTATCCAGCAGGCCACGGTGTGGGCGGCCTTCTCGCCGCAGGAAATTGCGGTGATTATCGATCAGCAAACCACACTGATTCACGCCCGGCAGCTGATTATTGCCACCGGCGCTTATGAGCGGCCAGTGCCTTTTCCCGGCTGGACGTTGCCCGGCGTGATGACCACCGGCGCCGGACAGACGCTGGCGAAAGCCTATCGGGTGGTGGCGGGCGAACGGGTGGTGGTCAGCGGCAATGGCCCGCTGAATTTACAGTACTCAGCCGAGCTGCTGGAAAGCGGAGGCGGTATTGTTGAGCTGCTGGAAAGAGCAGCGAAGCCGGGAATTAAGCATCTGCGTCAGATGCTGACGCTACTGAAAGTTTCCCCGCAACTGCTGCTAACAGGCCGCCACTACCTCAGCGTATTGAAAAAACACCGGGTGCCGGTTCACTGGGGGCAGGAGGTCGTCGCGGCCCATGGCAGTGAGCGGCTGGAAAGCGTTACCGTGATGCGCGTTGATGCCGACGGACAGCGTATCGCCGGATCATCACGAACCATCGCCTGTGATGTCCTGTGCCTTGGGCACGGTTTTATCCCCTCCACCGATCTGGCGCGCATGCTGGGCTGCGAACAACAACTCTCCACCACGCCTTTCAGCACACCGCTGATTAAAACCGATGAAAACGGCGCCACCTCTGTTCCCGGCGTCTATGTGGTGGGCGATGGCGCCAGGCTGGGCGGCGCGCAGGTGGCGCTGGCGCGCGGCACTCTCGCCGCCGTCAGTGCGCTGTCGGCACTGGGATTTACCACTGATGACAACGACAGCAGCAGCGCCAGAGGCGCTGTGCGCGGAGCTGAAGATTTTCAGCGTGCGCTATGGCAACTCTACCAGGCGCCGCCAGTCAGGCTGAGTTCGCTGGCCGATGACACGGTGATTTGTCGCTGTGAGAATATTTCGCTGGGCAGCCTGCGAACGGCCATCAGACAGGGAATTGATACCCCTGCCGCGCTAAAGCGTAATTTGCGCGTGGGGATGGGGCTGTGCCAGGGGCGCACCTGCTCCGGCATGGTGGTGCAGTTAGTCGAAGAAATGACGCAGCGCCAGAGCGATACCGAAGGCTTTTTTGCTCCGCGCCTGCCTGCCCGTCCGGTACCGATCTCGTTGCTGGCATTTGAAAAAAAGGAGTGGGGTGGCCATAAACCGGCCATCACGCCCAACCTCGCCCGTCCGGTGGAAACCTCGCCGCTGGCACTGCAAAAAACCGACGTGCTGGTGATCGGCGGTGGCGTGATGGGCAACTGCCTCGGCTACTACCTGGCGGATGCCGGTGCTGAAGTGCTGGTGGTTGAGCGCGACGATATCAACTTGCAGGCGTCCGGCGCCAACGCGGGCAGCTTACATGTGCAGTTGCTGTCATTTGATTTTGGCGCCAAAGCGGAGCAAGGCGGCGGCCCGGCGGCGCAGACCTTACCACTTGGCCCGCTCTCGGTGCAGTTGTGGCAGCAACTGGAAGCGGCAAGTGGTGAATCGCTGGAAATCAAAATCACCGGTGGTCTGATGGTGGCGGAAACCCCTCAGGAGATGCGCTTCCTTGAACAGAAAATCAAACTGGAACAGAGCTACGGTATCGATGCCTGCCTGCTGGATGCAACCCAGCTTGCCCGCTTATCGCCGCATTTATCCCCCAATCTGACTGGCGCTGAATTTTGCCCGATGGAAGGCAAAATCAATCCGCTGCGCGCCACCTATGTGGTCAATCAAATGGCACGCAATAAAGGCGCGCGTTTTCAGCGCGGCACCGATGTCATGGCGATTGAACCGCTGAAAAGCGGTGGTTACCGCGTACAGACCAGCCGTGGCGTAATTGAAGCACGGCGGGTGGTGAATGCGGCGGGCGCCTGGGCGGCCAGGATCGGCGAAATGGTCGGCGCTGCCATTCCGGTCAAAGGCGCACCGCTGCAAATGGTGGTAACAGAACGCGCCGAACCCCTGATCGATCATCTGATCGCGCACGCCGGGCGTCATTTGAGTCTGAAGCAAACCGCCCACGGCAGCCTGTTAATCGGCGGCGGCTGGAGTGCGGGCTTTAATCCGGCGATGCGCATGAATCAGTCACAGCGCGAAAGTATCGAAGGCAATTTATGGGTAGCGACCAGGGTGCTGCCGGCACTGGAACGCCTGCACATGGTACGCAGCTGGGCAGGTATGAATATCAATATCGATGGTGCGCCGATTATTGGTGAACTGCCAACTCAGCGCGGTTTTTACAATGCGGTGACCTCCAACGGTTACACCCTTGCGCCCGTCGTGGCGCACAGTCTCACTCAACTTATTCTTAGCGGCAGCAGCGATATCAATCTTGCGCCCTACCATATTTCACGCTTTAACTAA
- the dapA gene encoding 4-hydroxy-tetrahydrodipicolinate synthase — translation MSTFRGTYTVLITPFTTEGSAIDVPALEKLVNWQIEQGIHGLIPLGSTGEFLSMSREERQLVTETVIRTARGRVPVLMGTGAEYTPECVELSKEAESMGADGVMIIPPFYSCPNEDELFAHYRAVGEALSIPIMIYNNPATANVDLVPKTVARLAEIDTVSYIKESTLEVTRVRDIIELCGDKMNVFAGILGYESFWLGACGWVAVASNLLPNACAQMFEAAVDRGNRDEALAIYHQILPVVRAVGGPHYVAASKAGLEMMGLNVGIPRAPRLPMANDLHHILRHELEKLGVLNSVAH, via the coding sequence ATGTCGACCTTTCGCGGTACTTATACGGTTTTGATTACTCCCTTTACTACAGAGGGTTCAGCAATTGACGTGCCAGCTTTAGAAAAACTGGTTAACTGGCAAATTGAGCAGGGAATTCATGGGCTTATCCCGCTCGGCAGTACCGGTGAGTTTTTATCGATGAGCCGCGAGGAGCGACAACTGGTCACTGAGACGGTGATTCGCACCGCCAGAGGGCGCGTACCGGTACTGATGGGCACTGGCGCGGAATACACGCCTGAGTGTGTCGAACTGAGCAAAGAAGCGGAGTCGATGGGCGCAGATGGCGTGATGATCATCCCGCCGTTTTACAGCTGCCCGAATGAAGACGAGCTTTTTGCCCACTACCGCGCGGTCGGCGAGGCGCTGTCGATCCCGATTATGATTTACAACAACCCGGCCACCGCCAATGTCGATCTGGTGCCGAAAACGGTCGCGCGTTTAGCGGAGATCGATACCGTCAGCTATATCAAAGAATCGACCCTTGAGGTCACGCGCGTTCGCGACATTATCGAGCTTTGCGGCGACAAGATGAATGTGTTTGCCGGCATCCTCGGCTACGAATCTTTCTGGCTCGGCGCCTGCGGCTGGGTCGCGGTGGCCTCCAATTTACTGCCCAACGCCTGCGCGCAGATGTTTGAAGCGGCGGTTGATCGTGGCAATCGCGATGAAGCCTTAGCCATCTATCACCAGATCCTGCCCGTAGTGCGCGCAGTCGGTGGACCGCACTACGTCGCCGCCAGCAAGGCCGGGCTGGAAATGATGGGGCTGAATGTCGGTATCCCGCGCGCGCCGCGTCTGCCGATGGCGAATGATTTGCACCATATCCTGCGACATGAATTAGAAAAACTCGGCGTTCTGAACTCTGTCGCTCATTAA